One region of Bacillota bacterium genomic DNA includes:
- a CDS encoding zinc ribbon domain-containing protein yields LTLNDRTFVCECGYTAGRDWNAAFNIEAEALRIHTGRSGFTDSLNGRGQDVRLFGAILDEASKLAEERRPSKLAI; encoded by the coding sequence ACTTGACGCTGAATGACCGAACATTTGTTTGTGAGTGCGGTTACACCGCAGGCAGAGATTGGAATGCCGCCTTTAACATTGAGGCGGAAGCGTTAAGAATCCATACTGGCCGGAGTGGGTTCACGGACAGTCTAAACGGGCGTGGACAGGATGTAAGACTTTTCGGAGCAATCCTGGATGAAGCGTCAAAATTGGCCGAAGAGAGGCGGCCTTCCAAACTTGCGATTTAG